Proteins encoded together in one Pelagicoccus sp. SDUM812003 window:
- a CDS encoding hemolysin III family protein: METGERFNSITHIIGAALALCGLAVLVTFASLQGDPWKIVSFSVYGVTLLLLYTASALYHSLNAGPAKNLFQTVDHISIYLLIAGTYTPFTLVALRGPWGWSLFGSVWLLALIGIALELRPIAKSRAPSVAIYLFMGWLILVAINPLLAVLPGAGVFWLILGGSLYSVGVIFYVFSHRIRHFHGIWHLFVLAGSISHFWAIIFYVNSPVSFGAGGEAAI, translated from the coding sequence ATGGAAACAGGAGAACGATTCAACAGCATCACTCATATCATCGGCGCCGCCCTGGCGCTGTGCGGCCTCGCCGTTTTGGTTACGTTCGCCTCCCTGCAAGGAGACCCTTGGAAGATCGTCAGTTTCAGTGTCTACGGCGTTACCTTGCTGCTTCTCTACACCGCTTCGGCGCTCTACCATAGCCTCAACGCCGGACCCGCCAAAAACCTGTTCCAAACCGTCGACCACATTTCGATCTACCTTCTAATCGCCGGCACCTACACCCCTTTCACGCTGGTGGCGCTGCGCGGCCCTTGGGGCTGGTCGCTCTTTGGCTCTGTCTGGTTACTTGCCCTAATTGGAATCGCCTTGGAACTTCGCCCAATTGCCAAAAGCCGCGCCCCATCCGTCGCCATCTATCTTTTCATGGGCTGGCTGATCCTCGTCGCCATCAATCCGCTACTCGCAGTTCTGCCCGGCGCTGGTGTTTTCTGGCTAATCCTAGGAGGTTCACTGTACTCCGTCGGCGTCATCTTCTACGTATTCTCTCATCGGATACGCCACTTCCATGGCATCTGGCATCTCTTCGTCCTCGCTGGCAGCATCAGTCACTTCTGGGCCATTATATTCTACG